The Candidatus Eisenbacteria bacterium genomic interval GCGTGGTCGGCGGAGGGCCGATCGCCGAAATGCCACCCGCGCGCATGGCGGAGCTGATGGTCGGCCACGTTCCGGCGCCGCTCGCCGGGCGCTCCGCCCGCGCGCCGGGGAGCGTCGTGCTCGCGGCCGAAGGTCTCGAGGTGCGCGACGCGCGCGGGCTGCCGGCGGTGCGCGGCGTCTCGCTCGCCGTGCGGGCGGGCGAGATCGTCGGCATCGCGGGCGTCGAGGGCAACGGCCAGCACGAACTGGTCGAGTGCCTGGCGGGACTGCGCCCGGCCGCGCGCGGCTCGATCGCCATCGGCGGGCGCGCCGTCGCGGGCGGCGCGCGCGCCCACCGCGACGCGGGGCTCGCGCACATTCCCGGCGACCGGTTGCGCCGCGGCATCGTGTCCGAGATGACGCTGGCCGAGAACCTCGTGCTCGGCCGCCAGCGCGACCGCGGCCTCGTCGCCGGGCCGTGGTTCGATCCGCGCGCGCTCGAGCGGCTCGCCGTTCCGAAGCTCGAAGCCTTCGACGTGCGACCGCGCGAACCGCGCCAGCGCGCGGGGCGGCTCTCCGGCGGCAACCAGCAGAAGCTGGTCGCGGCCCGCGAGCTGTCGCCGCGCAGCCCCGGCGCGCCCGCCACGGTCGCCATCCTCGCCGCGCACCCGACGCGCGGCGTGGACCTCGGCGCCATTGACCTCATTCATCGCCGGCTGCTCGCCGAGCGCGAAGCCGGCCGCGCGGTGCTGCTCGTCTCGAGCGAGCTGTCCGAGATCCTGGCGCTCGCCGACCGCGTCCTCGTGCTGTACGAAGGGCGCGTCGTGCACGAGACGACCCCGGCGGCGACCGACGAGCGGACGCTGGGGATGCACATGACCGGCCGCGCCGGCATCACCGATTCCCCGCTGCCGCCTTCTCCCGGCGCCCTCCCGGAGAGCGGAGGCCGCGGGTGAGCGCGCCGCGCCCGCGCCTCGCGGCGCTGCTCGTCGCGCTCTCGCCGCTCGTCGCCGTGGCGGCGGCGCTGCTCGCCGGCGCCGTGTTCATCGCCGCGATCGGCGAGAGGCCGCTCGAGGTTTACGGACTGCTCGCCTCGCAGGCGTTCGGCACGGGCTACGGGCTCGGACAGACGCTCTTCCGCGCGACGCCGCTCGTCTTCACCGGGCTCGCGGTCGCGCTCGGCTTCCGCGCCGGCCTGTTCAACATCGGCGTCGAAGGCCAGATGTATCTGGGCGGATTCGCGGCCGCGCTCGCGGGCGCCTACCTGCGCGTGCCCGCGCCCCTGGCGCTGCCCGCGGCGCTGCTGGCCGCGGCGCTCGCGGGCGGCGCGTGGGGCGCTGTGCCCGGGGTGCTCAAGGCGCGCTTCGGCTCGCACGAGGTGATCAACACCATCATGCTCAACTTCATCGCCTTCGCGCTCGTCTCCTGGGCGGGACGGTCGCTGTTCGAGACGGCCACCGTGCGGACGCGGACGATCGCGGCGGCGGCCGAACTGCCGCGCCTCGATTTCCTGTCCTCCGCGCTGCGCGGTTCGCCCGTCAACGCCTCGCTGCTGATCGGCCTGCTGCTCGCCGCGGCGGTCGGCGCGCTGCTGTTCCGCAGCCGGCTCGGCTACGAGCTGCGCGCGGTGGGCTGGAACGCGCCCGCGGCCGAGTACGGTGGCGTGCGCACCGGCGTCGCGCAGGCGCTGGCGATGACGCTGTCGGGGGCCGTGGCGGGCCTGGGCGGCACCAACTTCGTGCTCGGCTACAAGCACTGGTTCGAGCTCGACTTCCCGGGCGGGGCCGGCTTCATCGGCATCGCCGTCGCGCTGCTCGGCCGCAACCATCCCGTCGGCGTGATCGTCGCGGCGCTGTTCTTCGGCGCGCTCTCGTACGGCGGACTGGTCGTGAACCAGCGCGTGCCGCGCGAGCTGGTCGAGGTGCTCACGGCGCTCGTGCTGCTGTTCGCGATCACGGCCCGGCCGGTGCTCGAGCGCGTCGCCCGGAGGCTCGTCTGATGGAGGTGCTGCTCTTCCTCGCCGCCGCCGTGCGCATCAGCGTGCCCTACGCGCTGGCGGCGATGGGCTCGGCGCTCAGCGAACGCGGCGGCGTCATCTGCATCGGGCTCGAGGGCATCATGCTGGCCGGAGCGCTGGGCTACACGGTCGGCGCGTACTGGAGCGGAAACCCGTGGGCGGGCGTCGGCGCGGCGCTGCTGGTCGGGGCGGCGATGGCCTGGCTGCACGCCGAGGCCACGGTTCGCTTCCGCGCCGACCAGATCACCAGCGGGCTGGGCCTGAACCTGCTGGCCGCCGGGCTCACGCGCCTGGTGCTCGTGCAGGTCTTCCATTCCTCGTCCAACTCGGCGCGCGTGGTCGGGCTGCCGCAATGGCACCTGCCGCTGGTGGACGGCCTGCCGGGCGTCGGCGCCCTGCTGGGCTCGCCGCTCGTGCTGGCGACCTTCGCGCTGGTGTTTCTCGTCCAGCGCCTGCTGTTCCGCACGGTCTTCGGGCTGCGCCTGCGCGCGACCGGCGAGCGTCCCGAGGCCCCGGCGACGCTGGGACTCTCCGTGACCCGCATTCGCTTCTCGGGAGTCCTGCTGTGCGGCCTGCTCGCCGGGCTCGCGGGCGCGTACCTGGCGAGCGAGCAGCACTCGTTCACCGACGGCATGACGGGCGGCAGGGGCTACATCGCGCTCGCGGCCATGATCGTCGGCAAGTGGAGCCCGGTCGGCGCGGCCGCTGCCTGTCTGATGTTCGGCGCCGCCGAGGCCCTGCAGATCCGCCTGCAGGGCTCGGCGTTCCCGGCCGAGCTGCTCCAGACGCTGCCCTACGTGGTCACCATGCTGGTACTCGCCGGCTTCATCGGCCGGGCCGTGGCGCCGCGGGCGGTTGGCGTGCCCTACGACCCGGAAGAGCGCTAGCCCGACCCGCGGCGCCGCCGCCGGCGCCAGGGAGCGGATCGCCGCGACAGCGCGTTCGGGAATGCGGGCGGCGGCGGCCCGGTCCCGCGCGCCCTCACCCTCGCGCCTCCGGGCATCACCCGGCGCGGCGCCCACCGGTCCGGGGCGGACGCACCTTCGGGAACTTGCGAGGGCCTTACACCCGTCAGGGAAAAGCCGACGGCCACCCCACCGGCGGGTGTATATTGCCGCCCACGCGTGGCCGTCATGGGGACGCCGCGCCTCCGTGGCGGAACCGTCATGTCGCGTGCCTCCCGTATGCTCCGTCCCATGCTCGCTCTCGCCGCGTTCGTTTTCGCGGTGACGATCGCGGCCCCGTCCATCGCCGGCGACCGCGGCGGTGGCGGCACTTGCGACGAGGCCCAGCCGAAACCGAAGTCCGCCCCGGGCGTCGAAGCCAGTTCGGCGTCCGCGCCCCAGCAAGCGCGTCGCGAGGCCAGCCTGCCCGCGCCCTCCGACGACGGTTACCTGCCGCTGGCGCGCGGCGCCCAACCTTCGGGATCGCCCGGCGCCAGGCCAGCCGATCCGGCGGCGCCGGTCCCGCCGGCCGGTGCGGCCCGGACCGAGGAGCCCAGGCCCGCCACGCGCAAGGCCGTCGCCCCGGCGACGAACCACCACGCGCGCAAGCGCACCGGCCCGCACGCGAAGATCAGCATCCCGAACCTGCCCGCACAGCCCGGCATGGGAACGCTCCTGCGCGTCGGCATCACCGCGGGACGCGAGATTTCGTAACCCGGCGCGCGCGGCTTCCGACCGCGTGCCGGGGACGCCCGGGCCGCATCCACCCTCTCAGGGATTCGTGCCTGCCCGCCGGGCCGCGAGCGAATCGCCCGCCTGCTTCTCGCGCGCGTCCAGTCCCGGCAGGTTGGGCTGGATCGCGCGCGCGGCGCGGAGCTCGGCGATCGCCGCCGCCCAGTCGCCGTCGAGCATCTCGAGGTTGGCGAGCAGGCTGTGGGCGTGCCCGGACCATGGCGAGTCGCGAATCGAGCGTCGCAGTTCCGCGCGCAGCCCCGCGCGCATCGCGGGATTCGCGACGACGGTGTCGCCCAGCGCCTGCATGCCCCGGAAGCTCGCGGGCAGCCGGCGATAGCCGAGGCTGTCGGCCAGCTCCGCCATGCTGCCGTCGCGGCGCAGCCACACGACCCAGTCGTCGTCGAGGAAGGCGGGAACGAACGCGCTGTCGGCGTCCACGTATTCGACCGTGTGGGAGTCCTCTCCCTGCTTGCGCGCGAGCAGCACCCAGTCGAAACGGTGTTCGCGGTCCAGCTCCGTCCACGCCGACGGCACGCCGAACAGGTAGGCGACGCGGTCGCGGTCGGCACGCGAGCCGGTCTGGTGGATGTCCATGAACGGCAGCCGGTCGCGCTGCGGCCAGAAGCGCCACAGCAGGTAACCGCCGCGCTCGAACCGGTTGAAGGCCCGGCCGCGCACGCCCCGGCGTTCGATCCAGTCGCAGGCCGAGCCCGGGTAGGCGTGCGGCAGGAACCCGAGGCCGATCCGCGTCGTCGGACGCAGCAACTCGGGCACGCTGACCAGCGCAAGCGCCGCGATCGCGAGGCCCGCGCGCACGGCGACCGGCCGCGCCCAGCCGGGCGGCCGAGGCGACCCGCAGGCGCTCCACAGGTCGCGGGCGAAGAACGGGGCCGCCACCATCAGCAGAGGCCCGAGGAAGCGCACCGCTGCGAGCGCCTGCGGGAGGAACAGCGCGTAGAGCACCAGCTGGGCGGCGTCGAAGCGTCTTCGCCAGCGCACCAGCGCCAGCACGGGGATCGCCGCCAGCAGCAGCGGCAGTCCGTTGCGCACGTGCTCGCGCCACGGAATGGCGTGCAGCTCGCCGATGCTGAGATAGATCGGCTCCCTGCTCTGGTGAAGCACGTAATCGAACGGCTGCCACACCGCCCGCCAGCCGAACGGGTTCGCGAAGCAGGCCGCGAAGGCGAGCAGCAGCACGAGGGCGAGCTGGCGCGGGTTCGCGCCGGCTTCCCGGCGGCGCCACACGGCGTCGGCGAAATAGGCGAAGCCGACCTCGAAGAAGAGCGTGTAGGAGATGTGCGCGTTGATCCACAGGGCCGCCAGCGGCACGAGAGCCCACGTCTCCCATCGCCCGCCCGCGCGGCGGCGTTCCAGCAACCAGAGTTCGAGAACGAGCAGCAGCCCCGCGAACATCTCCGGGCGAACCATCGAGCGCTGGCGCGCCGCGAGGGCGCACCAGGCGATGGCGACGATCGGCGCCAGCCCGCGCGCCCCGAGCCGGCGCGCGACGACCCAGGCGAGGCCGAACGTGCCGAGCGTGAACAGCCAGCGCCAGGCCATCAGTCCCCACTCGTGCCCGAACCGCCAGAATGGCCACAGCACCGCACGGAAGAGCCACGAAGGCAGCAGGTACGGCTCGCCGTAGGTCGGCCACGTCCACAGGTTTTCGTGCGGCACGCGGTGGAGCTGCCAGATCGCCTTGCCGACCGCGAGGTGCTGCCAGATGTCCGGGTCGTCCATCCGGAAGCTGACGCCCAGACCCACGAGCGTGGCGGCGAGGAGCGCCACGAACGCGACGAGTCCGCGGGGCGGCGCGGCGGCCGGTGGCGGTGGCGCCGCGGAAGCGCGGGCCGCGCGGGCGGCCGGCGGCTTCTCGCGTTTCATTCCAGGATCTCGACCCGCGTGATCTTCGCGCCCTGCGTGACGCGCTGCACGACCTCGAGGCCGCGGACGACCCGGGCGAAGATCGTGTAGCGCCCGTCGAGGTGCGGCTGCGGCGAGAGCGTGATGAACCACTGGCTGCCGCCGGTGTCCTTGCCCGCCAGCGCCATGCCGACCCTGCCCGTCTCGTAACGCAGCGGGTTGTACTCGCAGCGAATCGTCCAGCCGGGGCCGCCCGCGCCGGTGCCGGTCGGGTCGCCGTCCTGGATGACGAAGTCGGGCACGACGCGGTGGAAGGCCGTGCCGTCGAAGTAGCCGCGGCGGGCGAGCGTCACGAAGTTGCGCACCGTCTGCGGCGCGAGCTCGGCGTCGAACGCCCACTCGATGTCGCCGGCGTCCGTGTGGATCACCGCGCCGCGTTCGCGCGGCGCGAGCTCGAAGCCCGCCGCGTACTCGCGGGCCGGCTCGGCGGCGCGGCCCGCGGCCTCGACGCTGTCGGCGAACGCACGGCCGGCCAGCTGGCGCAGGGCGTCGCGGATCGCGATGCGCGCGTCGGCGTCGGCGTCGCGGCCCCGCCCGGCGTAGGCGCGGGCGAGCAGGCCGACCGAGGCGCTGTCGCCCCAGTCGCCGAGCGCGCCGGCGCAGGCCGCGGCGAACAGCATCTGCGGGTCGTCCACCCCCGCGCGCAGCACGTCCAGCAGCGGATCCAGCGCGCCCGCGTGCGTGCGCCCGCCGAGCTGGCCGGCGATCTCGGCCGCCGTCATGCGCTCGAGCAGCGGGCGGCCGAGCGCGATCGAGCCGGCGAGCACGGGCGCCGCCAGCGCCGCGTCGCCGGTCAGCCGCAGGCCTTCGAGCACCGGCGTGCGCGCGTACACGACCGGATCGGCGAGCAGCGGGAGCGCCGCCTGCAGGCCGGCGCTTCCGGTGCGCGCGATCAGCGCACGGGCGCTGGCGCCGCGCGTGGCCGGATCGGGGTCGGCGAGGCCGCGGCGCAGCGCCAGTCGGGCCGCTCCGGCCGCCTCCCGGCGGGCGGCGCCCCACGCGAAGCTGTCGGCCAGCACGGTGGCCGCGGTCACGCGCACGTGCGGATCGGCGTCCGAGAGCCGGCCGGCGATGGCCGGAAGCTGCGCCGCGTCCGCCGAGTCGGCGATCTGCTGCAGCGCACGCAGGGCATTCACGCGCACCGCCGGGACACTGTCGGCCAGCGCCGCGAGCAGCGGTCCTTCCGCGCGCCGTGCCTTGAGCCGGCCGAGCGTTCGCGCGGCGTGCGCGCGAACGAGCGCGTCGCGGTCCCCGAGCAGGGGCTCGACCGAGGGTGCGATCAGGACCGGCAGCGGCAGCTTCTCGAGCGCGTAGACGACCCGCCAGCGCATCGCCGCGTCCCGGTCGCGCAGGTGCCGCAGCAGCGGCCGCGCCGCCGACGTGTCGGCGAGCCGCCAGAGCGCCACCGCGGCGTGCGCCCGGCGCGCGCCGTCGGAGGCGTCCAGAGCGCGCACCACAGCGGGCGTCGCGGCCATGTCGCCGAGCTTGCCGAGCGCTTCGACCGCGAGCGCGCCGACCCCGGCGTCGGCGTCGCCGAGCGAGCGTTCGAGCGGCACGCGGGCGCCCTTCCAGCCGATCTGCCCGAGCGCGAAGACAGCCTCGCGCCGGACGGGCGCCGACGGGTCGGCGAGCAGCGGCAGCAGCGCCGGCGCGGCGGCCGAATCCTGCAGGCGACCGACCGCGAGCGCCGCGCGAGCGCGCACCACGGCCGAGGAGTCCGCGAGCAGCCGCCGCAGGTCGCCGCCGCTCCAGTCGCGGCGGTCCTCGGCGATCGCGATCGCCCGCATCGGCGAGGGGTCCGCGTGCGCGGACTCCGGCGCGTCGGCGCGCGCGGCGCCGGGCGAAGGAGGTGCGGCGTGGGCGGGACCGGCGAGCGACGCAACGCAGGCGGCGAGAACGAGGATGCGGGCGGCGGTCACGAATCCTCCGGGGTCGCCGGCGCGTGCGGCGTTCCGCGCCGCGCGCCGGCCGGAATCAGGGCGTCGAAACGTCCTCGACGCGTCTCGGTTTGCGCAGCTTGACCAGCCGGCCGAGCTGTTCGACGTGCGTTCCGTCTCCGGTT includes:
- a CDS encoding ABC transporter permease, with product MLVALSPLVAVAAALLAGAVFIAAIGERPLEVYGLLASQAFGTGYGLGQTLFRATPLVFTGLAVALGFRAGLFNIGVEGQMYLGGFAAALAGAYLRVPAPLALPAALLAAALAGGAWGAVPGVLKARFGSHEVINTIMLNFIAFALVSWAGRSLFETATVRTRTIAAAAELPRLDFLSSALRGSPVNASLLIGLLLAAAVGALLFRSRLGYELRAVGWNAPAAEYGGVRTGVAQALAMTLSGAVAGLGGTNFVLGYKHWFELDFPGGAGFIGIAVALLGRNHPVGVIVAALFFGALSYGGLVVNQRVPRELVEVLTALVLLFAITARPVLERVARRLV
- a CDS encoding HEAT repeat domain-containing protein, with protein sequence MTAARILVLAACVASLAGPAHAAPPSPGAARADAPESAHADPSPMRAIAIAEDRRDWSGGDLRRLLADSSAVVRARAALAVGRLQDSAAAPALLPLLADPSAPVRREAVFALGQIGWKGARVPLERSLGDADAGVGALAVEALGKLGDMAATPAVVRALDASDGARRAHAAVALWRLADTSAARPLLRHLRDRDAAMRWRVVYALEKLPLPVLIAPSVEPLLGDRDALVRAHAARTLGRLKARRAEGPLLAALADSVPAVRVNALRALQQIADSADAAQLPAIAGRLSDADPHVRVTAATVLADSFAWGAARREAAGAARLALRRGLADPDPATRGASARALIARTGSAGLQAALPLLADPVVYARTPVLEGLRLTGDAALAAPVLAGSIALGRPLLERMTAAEIAGQLGGRTHAGALDPLLDVLRAGVDDPQMLFAAACAGALGDWGDSASVGLLARAYAGRGRDADADARIAIRDALRQLAGRAFADSVEAAGRAAEPAREYAAGFELAPRERGAVIHTDAGDIEWAFDAELAPQTVRNFVTLARRGYFDGTAFHRVVPDFVIQDGDPTGTGAGGPGWTIRCEYNPLRYETGRVGMALAGKDTGGSQWFITLSPQPHLDGRYTIFARVVRGLEVVQRVTQGAKITRVEILE
- a CDS encoding ABC transporter permease, whose amino-acid sequence is MEVLLFLAAAVRISVPYALAAMGSALSERGGVICIGLEGIMLAGALGYTVGAYWSGNPWAGVGAALLVGAAMAWLHAEATVRFRADQITSGLGLNLLAAGLTRLVLVQVFHSSSNSARVVGLPQWHLPLVDGLPGVGALLGSPLVLATFALVFLVQRLLFRTVFGLRLRATGERPEAPATLGLSVTRIRFSGVLLCGLLAGLAGAYLASEQHSFTDGMTGGRGYIALAAMIVGKWSPVGAAAACLMFGAAEALQIRLQGSAFPAELLQTLPYVVTMLVLAGFIGRAVAPRAVGVPYDPEER
- a CDS encoding ABC transporter ATP-binding protein; this translates as MSAPAVRLLGIRRSFGTCVANDDVSLDLAPGEVHAIVGENGAGKSTLMACLYGLLQPDAGRIEVAGRAVRFRGPEDAMHAGLGMVHQHFMLVETLTVAENVTLGREPHASLGAFRPREAERIVAGLSARHHLPVDPGARISQLSVGAQQRVEILKALHRGARVLILDEPTAVLTPQEVDELFGVLRALREGGTTIVLITHKLAEVRALADRVTVMRGGRVVGGGPIAEMPPARMAELMVGHVPAPLAGRSARAPGSVVLAAEGLEVRDARGLPAVRGVSLAVRAGEIVGIAGVEGNGQHELVECLAGLRPAARGSIAIGGRAVAGGARAHRDAGLAHIPGDRLRRGIVSEMTLAENLVLGRQRDRGLVAGPWFDPRALERLAVPKLEAFDVRPREPRQRAGRLSGGNQQKLVAARELSPRSPGAPATVAILAAHPTRGVDLGAIDLIHRRLLAEREAGRAVLLVSSELSEILALADRVLVLYEGRVVHETTPAATDERTLGMHMTGRAGITDSPLPPSPGALPESGGRG